Proteins encoded together in one Centropristis striata isolate RG_2023a ecotype Rhode Island chromosome 6, C.striata_1.0, whole genome shotgun sequence window:
- the malt3 gene encoding mucosa-associated lymphoid tissue lymphoma translocation protein 1 yields the protein MTGSRNKPCGIMISELVIVRHPFSVCVPVNHNVTLSVRAEGTGILNYQWFTDDNENEVPGATQADLTFKAKKTQRYVCRVNDHLCNCMFTDWVKVKVLDIDKTGLPVHWQGELHIAVNPKPQTVRQGNKLTLSCAAFGIPAPHYQWYRNGQALLDKTSGTMQIDRATAEHGGTYLCSISNVLGETWTEAVDVEIVQTDQLPPAVLTATDKVALLIGNLNYSHHPDLMAPVMDVHELSNLLQQLGFRVVSLLDLTKEEMQAAIDKFIQLLDRGVYGLFYYAGHGYERAGRNYLVAVDAPQPYRPENCVCVQRVMLSMQERRTALSVILLDTCRKWYNQDCIPSCIMPLGPSGNTVYGYATCEDAEAFEVQDGGKSTGIFTKYLNAHILQTEKVTHVLEKVSEDLGRDPLVTGKQQVEIKHTLKEPRSLADPVRTTGHTRELHLRDACWRQANELPRKKRLKFSCGVEVEVSFSALFSNVLVAFATVKTTGPRTQDCTVTLSSIPPMEDIFSGPGRSEEMDSLLLKKSDNPDCTLRLCSLQKLTESLVIKVDLNYTHMDSKLRQTESKQVDIGKPLVASCRLHRRNHATTTRRQESAPAQSMGNRPQLHQTLAGICRPFTRMAVCAAIAAVTRSNEPEENDENELQDFIRRH from the exons ATGACTGGATCCCGCAACAAACCCTGTGGAATAATGATCAGCG AATTGGTCATAGTGCGCCAtcctttttctgtgtgtgtacctgtgaacCATAATGTGACCCTTAGTGTCCGTGCTGAGGGCACAGGTATCCTCAACTACCAGTGGTTCACTGATGATAATGAAAATGAG gtgCCTGGAGCCACTCAAGCAGACTTGACCTTCAAAGCTAAAAAAACTCAGCGCTATGTGTGCCGAGTGAACGACCACCTTTGCAACTGCATGTTCACCGACTGGGTGAAAGTGAAGGTGTTGGACATTGATAAAACAG GGTTACCAGTACACTGGCAGGGTGAGCTACACATCGCTGTCAACCCTAAACCCCAAACAGTCCGACAGGGTAACAAACTAACTCTCAGCTGTGCTGCCTTTGGCATCCCGGCTCCACACTATCAGTGGTACAGAAATGGACAGGCACTGCTGGACAAGACTAGTGGCACGATGCAG ATTGACCGTGCAACAGCCGAACATGGAGGCACATACCTGTGTTCAATATCTAACGTGCTAGGAGAGACATGGACTGAAGCAGTTGATGTTGAGATTG TGCAAACTGATCAACTTCCTCCTGCAGTGCTCACAG CCACTGATAAAGTTGCCCTACTTATTGGCAACCTGAATTACTCCCACCACCCTGACTTGATGGCCCCAGTTATGGATGTGCATGAGCTGTccaacctcctgcagcagcttggCTTTAGAGTTGTTTCCCTGCTGGATCTCACCAAGGAGGAGATGCAGGCCGCTATCGACAAGTTCATTCAGCTCCTTGACAGAGGAGTTTATG GTCTGTTCTACTATGCGGGTCATGGGTATGAGCGTGCTGGGAGGAATTACTTGGTCGCTGTTGATGCTCCACAACCGTACCGACCTGaaaactgtgtctgtgtgcagaggGTCATGCTCAGTATGCAGGAGAGACGGACTGCACTCAGTGTAATCCTGCTGGATACCTGCAGAAAATG GTACAACCAGGATTGCATACCTTCATGCATCATGCCATTGGGACCCAGTGGGAACACTGTTTACGGTTATGCCAc ATGTGAAGATGCTGAGGCATTTGAGGTCCAGGACGGGGGGAAAAGTACTGGAATCTTCACAAAGTACTTGAATGCGCACATCCTACAGACCGAGAAAGTCACACATGTCTTGGAGAAGGTGTCTGAGG ATCTAGGCAGAGACCCTCTGGTCACAGGCAAGCAGCAGGTGGAGATCAAACACACCCTGAAGGAACCAAGATCCCTTGCAGACCCAGTTCGGACCACCGGCCACACAAGGGAGCTACACCTGCGAGACGCCTGCTGGAGACAAGCAAACG AGCTACCACGGAAGAAGCGGCTGAAATTTTCATGTGGAGTAGAAGTGGAAGTCAGCTTCTCAGCTTTGTTCTCCAATGTCTTGGTGGCTTTTGCCACTGTAAAGACGACAGGCCCCCGAACCCAGGACTGCACTGTCACTCTGAGCAGCATACCT CCAATGGAAGACATATTTTCCGGCCCTGGCAGGTCAGAGGAAATGGACTCCCTACTACTTAAGAAATCTGACAATCCGGACTGTACTCTGCGACTTTGTTCTCTTCAAAAGCTTACA GAATCGCTTGTCATCAAGGTGGATCTGAACTATACTCACATGGACAGTAAGCTACGCCAGACAGAAAGCAAACAGGTGGACATAGGAAAGCCTCTGGTGGCATCCTGCAGACTGCACAGAAGGAATCACGCAACAACGACCAGAAGACAAGAAAGTGCTCCTGCTCAAAGTATGGGCAACAGACCTCAGTTGCATCAGACTCTGGCTGGTATATGTCGCCCCTTCACCAGAATGGCAGTGTGTGCTGCTATAGCTGCAGTAACAAGGAGCAATGAACCTGAAGAGAACGATGAAAATGAACTGCAAGACTTTATTCGCCGACATTAG